A region from the Enterobacteriaceae endosymbiont of Donacia clavipes genome encodes:
- the rpsM gene encoding 30S ribosomal protein S13 — protein sequence MIRIAGVNIPDNKRIIIALKYIYGIGTSHASYICKKINISQNTKINGLKKEKIDLLRNVISKFIIEGDLRRNINLNIKRLVDLGCYRGIRHKKGLPVRGQRTKTNAQTRKKLRKHFKK from the coding sequence ATGATTCGTATAGCCGGAGTTAATATTCCCGATAATAAACGTATAATAATAGCATTAAAATACATTTATGGTATAGGTACATCTCATGCTTCTTATATATGTAAAAAAATTAATATTTCTCAAAATACTAAAATTAATGGACTTAAAAAAGAAAAAATAGATTTATTACGAAATGTTATATCTAAATTTATAATAGAAGGAGATTTAAGAAGAAATATTAATTTAAACATTAAAAGATTAGTTGATTTAGGTTGTTACCGTGGTATACGTCACAAAAAAGGATTACCTGTTAGGGGACAACGTACTAAAACAAATGCTCAAACTAGAAAAAAATTACGTAAACATTTTAAAAAATAA
- the rpmJ gene encoding 50S ribosomal protein L36, which translates to MKVRASVKKLCRNCKIIRRNRKIYVFCNIEPKHKQRQG; encoded by the coding sequence ATGAAAGTTCGTGCTTCTGTAAAAAAATTATGTCGTAATTGTAAGATTATTCGTAGAAATAGAAAAATATATGTATTTTGTAATATTGAACCTAAACATAAACAACGTCAAGGATAA
- the secY gene encoding preprotein translocase subunit SecY, whose amino-acid sequence MIKSFNQLNFQSAKNGFKELKKRIIFLIGSLIIYRIGSFIPIPGINVSLLHTLIIKKHGTILDMLNMFSGGALSRASIFALGIMPYISSSIIIQILTSIHPTFITLKKEGESGRKKINKYTKYTTLILSIIQAIGITTGLLNIPSMKNLVLNPDIYYFMISIFSLITGTTFLMWLGRQITKKGIGNGVSIIIVIGIIAGLPSAIGQIIQQTKQGDLNFFTILILLFLIFFITLFIVFIEGGQRKIIVQYARRNYEKNMYTQQNIHLPLKINMSGVIPAIFSSSIILFISTIFSWFSNMTSLNWLHIISISLQPRQPIYIILYISAIIFFCFFYTILVFNPKETADNLKKSGAYIPGIRPGKQTSKYIKKIIMRLTLTGSIYITFICLIPEFLRNIINVPFYFSGTSLLIVVVVIMDFISQIQTLVMSNQYESILKKINLK is encoded by the coding sequence ATGATTAAGTCATTTAACCAATTAAATTTTCAAAGCGCTAAAAATGGATTTAAAGAATTAAAAAAAAGAATAATTTTTTTAATAGGTTCTCTAATTATTTATCGTATAGGATCATTTATACCAATCCCAGGTATTAATGTTAGTCTTTTACATACATTAATTATTAAGAAACATGGTACTATACTTGATATGTTAAACATGTTTTCTGGTGGTGCTCTCAGTAGAGCTTCTATTTTTGCATTAGGAATTATGCCTTATATTTCTTCATCTATTATTATTCAAATTTTAACATCTATTCATCCTACTTTTATTACTTTAAAAAAAGAAGGAGAATCCGGAAGAAAAAAAATTAATAAATATACTAAATATACTACATTAATTTTATCTATTATACAAGCAATAGGTATTACTACAGGGTTATTAAATATACCAAGTATGAAAAATTTAGTTTTAAATCCTGATATTTATTATTTTATGATTTCTATTTTTAGTTTAATTACTGGTACTACATTTTTAATGTGGTTAGGAAGACAAATTACAAAAAAAGGAATCGGAAACGGAGTTTCAATTATTATTGTTATTGGTATAATTGCTGGATTACCTTCTGCTATTGGACAAATAATACAACAAACAAAACAAGGAGATCTAAATTTTTTTACAATTTTAATTTTATTATTTTTAATATTTTTTATAACTTTATTTATTGTTTTTATAGAAGGAGGTCAAAGAAAAATAATTGTGCAATATGCAAGAAGAAATTATGAAAAAAACATGTATACACAACAAAATATTCATTTACCATTAAAAATTAATATGTCTGGAGTAATTCCTGCAATTTTTTCTTCTAGTATTATATTATTTATTTCTACTATATTTTCATGGTTTAGTAATATGACTAGTTTAAATTGGTTACATATTATTTCTATTTCTTTACAACCAAGACAACCTATATATATTATACTATATATATCAGCAATTATATTTTTTTGTTTTTTTTATACTATTTTAGTATTTAATCCTAAAGAAACTGCTGATAATTTAAAAAAATCAGGTGCTTATATTCCTGGTATTCGCCCAGGGAAACAAACATCTAAATATATAAAAAAAATAATTATGCGATTAACACTTACTGGAAGTATATATATTACTTTTATTTGTTTAATTCCTGAATTTTTACGTAACATAATAAATGTACCATTTTATTTTAGTGGAACATCATTACTTATAGTTGTAGTTGTAATTATGGATTTTATTTCACAAATTCAAACGTTAGTTATGTCTAATCAATATGAATCTATACTTAAAAAAATTAACTTAAAATAA
- the rplO gene encoding 50S ribosomal protein L15, with protein sequence MYLNTLFFKIKNNKKRLGRGSSSGKGKTCGRGHKGQKSRSGYNLNRSFEGGQMPLYRRLPKFGFKSRKKNYFKEIRLSDLSKINGDYIDLNILKLTKIINKKIKYVKIINTGNINSSKKIIKLHCTKSVKIIIKKLGGIIEE encoded by the coding sequence ATGTATTTAAATACTTTATTTTTTAAAATAAAAAATAATAAAAAAAGATTAGGGCGTGGAAGTAGTTCTGGTAAAGGAAAAACTTGTGGTAGAGGTCATAAAGGACAAAAATCTCGATCTGGTTATAATCTTAATAGATCATTTGAAGGAGGACAAATGCCTTTATATCGAAGATTACCTAAATTTGGATTTAAATCACGAAAAAAAAATTATTTTAAAGAAATTAGATTAAGTGATTTATCAAAAATAAATGGTGATTACATAGATTTAAATATTTTAAAATTAACTAAAATAATAAATAAAAAAATTAAATATGTAAAAATTATTAATACGGGAAATATAAATTCATCAAAAAAAATAATTAAGTTACATTGTACAAAAAGTGTTAAAATTATTATTAAAAAATTAGGCGGTATAATTGAGGAATAA
- the rpmD gene encoding 50S ribosomal protein L30, giving the protein MLKNVRITQIKSSIGRLPKHKLILISLGLKHIGHTVIKKNTPSILGMIKKISYMIKVNN; this is encoded by the coding sequence GTGTTAAAAAATGTTAGAATTACACAAATTAAAAGTTCTATAGGTAGATTACCTAAACATAAATTGATTTTAATTAGTTTAGGATTAAAACATATTGGACATACTGTTATAAAAAAAAATACACCTAGTATTTTAGGAATGATAAAAAAAATATCTTATATGATAAAGGTTAATAATTAA
- the rpsE gene encoding 30S ribosomal protein S5 produces the protein MNIYNNKNQNNELKEKLITVNRVSKTVKGGRVFSFTALTVVGNGKGKIGFGYGKSKEVPSAIQKAMEKAKKNMINIIIKNNTVQYPIYGYHTGSFVFMQPAYEGTGIIAGGAMRAVLEVAGIYNILAKSYGSTNPINVVRATIEGLSNLRSLRMIAAKRNKTIEEIKRNMRSVKKC, from the coding sequence ATGAACATTTATAATAATAAAAATCAAAATAATGAATTAAAAGAAAAATTAATTACTGTTAATAGAGTATCTAAAACTGTAAAAGGAGGACGTGTTTTTTCTTTTACAGCTTTAACTGTAGTAGGTAATGGAAAAGGAAAAATTGGTTTTGGTTATGGAAAATCCAAAGAAGTACCTAGTGCAATACAAAAAGCTATGGAAAAAGCTAAAAAGAATATGATTAATATTATTATTAAAAATAATACAGTACAATATCCAATTTATGGATACCATACTGGTTCATTTGTATTTATGCAACCAGCTTATGAAGGTACTGGTATTATTGCCGGAGGGGCAATGAGAGCTGTATTAGAAGTTGCAGGAATTTATAATATTTTAGCAAAATCATATGGTTCAACAAATCCAATAAATGTTGTTAGAGCAACTATTGAAGGATTATCTAATCTACGATCATTAAGAATGATTGCGGCAAAAAGAAATAAAACTATAGAAGAAATAAAAAGGAATATGAGAAGTGTTAAAAAATGTTAG
- the rplR gene encoding 50S ribosomal protein L18, whose translation MNNKKITRIRRIIKFRKNLQKFKITRLLIHRTSRHIYAQVISKNNKILVTASTLESKIKKILKYTGNIKAAILIGNKIANRSIKKGILNVSFDRSGFKYHGRIKELAKAARCSGLKF comes from the coding sequence ATGAATAATAAAAAAATTACTCGTATACGGAGAATTATTAAATTTCGTAAAAATTTACAAAAATTTAAAATAACACGTTTATTAATACATCGTACTTCTCGTCATATATATGCACAAGTAATTTCAAAAAATAATAAGATTTTAGTAACAGCATCAACTTTAGAATCAAAAATAAAAAAAATATTAAAATATACCGGAAATATAAAAGCTGCTATTTTAATAGGAAATAAAATAGCTAATAGATCTATTAAAAAAGGTATTTTAAATGTATCTTTTGATCGTTCAGGATTTAAATATCATGGACGTATTAAAGAATTAGCTAAAGCAGCTCGTTGTTCAGGTTTAAAATTTTAA
- the rplF gene encoding 50S ribosomal protein L6 yields the protein MSRIAKKLIIIPSNVKIFIKKQNISVEGKNGILKNTFSKKVKIFFEKNQLLFKPIFECKNGWAQAGTTRSIINSMIIGVTKGFTKKLILFGVGYKISIKNNKLDLSLGFSHLISYTLPKSIVGECLNQNEIILKGLDKQLLGQVAANIRSYRPPEPYKGKGIRYSDEKIKIKETKKK from the coding sequence ATGTCTAGAATAGCTAAAAAATTAATTATTATTCCTAGTAATGTAAAAATTTTTATAAAAAAACAAAATATAAGTGTTGAAGGTAAAAATGGAATATTAAAAAATACTTTTAGTAAAAAAGTAAAAATATTTTTTGAAAAAAATCAATTATTATTTAAACCAATATTTGAATGTAAAAATGGATGGGCACAAGCGGGTACTACTCGTTCTATTATTAATTCTATGATTATTGGAGTAACAAAGGGATTTACAAAAAAATTAATATTATTTGGAGTAGGTTATAAAATTTCAATTAAAAATAATAAATTAGATTTATCATTAGGATTTTCACATTTAATATCTTATACTTTACCTAAAAGTATTGTAGGAGAATGTTTAAATCAAAATGAAATAATATTAAAAGGATTAGATAAACAATTATTAGGACAAGTTGCAGCAAATATAAGATCTTATCGTCCTCCTGAACCATATAAAGGAAAAGGAATTAGATATAGTGACGAAAAAATAAAAATAAAAGAAACTAAAAAAAAATAA
- the rpsH gene encoding 30S ribosomal protein S8 has translation MSIQSPIADMLTRIRNGQFSHKSKIIMQYSKIKKSIANILKIEGYIKNFNLIKNKNLKLEINLKYFKGKGVIEKIHCVSRPGLRIYKKKIFLPKVMAGLGIAIISTSKGIMTDYTARLYGIGGEIICYVS, from the coding sequence ATGAGTATACAATCACCAATTGCAGATATGTTAACGCGCATTCGTAATGGGCAATTTTCGCATAAATCTAAAATAATTATGCAATATTCAAAAATAAAAAAATCTATTGCAAATATTTTAAAAATTGAAGGATATATAAAAAATTTTAATTTAATAAAAAATAAAAATTTAAAATTAGAAATAAATTTAAAATATTTTAAAGGAAAAGGAGTAATAGAAAAAATACATTGTGTTAGTCGTCCAGGATTGAGAATTTATAAAAAAAAAATTTTTTTACCTAAAGTAATGGCAGGTTTAGGTATTGCTATTATATCTACATCTAAAGGAATAATGACTGATTATACAGCACGTCTTTATGGAATAGGTGGTGAAATAATATGTTATGTATCCTAA
- the rpsN gene encoding 30S ribosomal protein S14: protein MTKESVKVRELKRIKLGKKFFLKRKKLKKIISNINTSDKSRWDAVFKLQSLPRDSSISRQRNRCKLTGRPHAFLRKFGLSRIKFREAAMRGDIPGLKKASW, encoded by the coding sequence ATGACTAAAGAATCAGTTAAAGTACGTGAATTAAAACGTATTAAATTAGGAAAGAAATTTTTTTTAAAAAGAAAAAAATTAAAAAAAATTATTTCTAACATTAATACATCAGACAAGTCTCGTTGGGATGCTGTTTTCAAATTACAATCTTTACCGCGAGATTCTAGTATTTCTAGACAAAGAAACAGATGTAAATTAACTGGTAGACCACATGCTTTTTTAAGAAAATTTGGTTTAAGTAGAATTAAATTTAGAGAAGCAGCAATGAGGGGAGATATTCCTGGATTAAAGAAAGCTAGTTGGTAA
- the rplE gene encoding 50S ribosomal protein L5, translating into MSKLYNYYKNKIVKKLILDFKYNSIMQVPCIKKITLNMGVGKVILDKKHLDNAINDLTVISGQKPIITKSHKSISGFKIRKGYPIGCKVTLRKKRMWNFFERLLWIVIPRIRDFRGLSKKSFDKNGNYNIGVKEQIIFPEINFDKIDHIRGLDIAITTNKISIQESYALFKEFNFPFRT; encoded by the coding sequence ATGTCAAAATTATATAATTATTATAAAAATAAAATAGTAAAAAAATTAATATTAGATTTTAAATATAATTCTATTATGCAGGTTCCTTGTATAAAAAAAATTACTTTAAATATGGGAGTAGGTAAAGTTATTTTAGATAAAAAACATTTAGATAATGCTATTAATGATCTAACAGTTATTAGTGGACAAAAACCTATAATAACTAAGTCACATAAATCCATATCTGGTTTTAAAATAAGAAAAGGATATCCTATTGGATGTAAAGTAACTTTAAGAAAAAAAAGAATGTGGAATTTTTTTGAACGTTTATTATGGATAGTAATCCCAAGAATTAGAGATTTTAGAGGTTTATCTAAAAAATCTTTTGATAAGAATGGTAATTATAATATAGGTGTAAAAGAACAAATAATTTTTCCAGAAATTAATTTTGATAAAATAGATCATATTCGGGGTTTAGATATTGCAATAACAACTAATAAAATATCAATTCAAGAAAGTTATGCTTTATTTAAAGAATTTAACTTTCCATTTCGTACATAA
- the rplX gene encoding 50S ribosomal protein L24 has product MIRKLRYNDLVIILTGKDKGKKGKIKSFIKKKLVIVEGINIIKKHSKPNPTRSHTGGIIEKEAAIHISNIAIFNKETEKADRIGIRYTQGVKKRIFKSNNKYIE; this is encoded by the coding sequence ATGATACGTAAATTACGTTATAATGATTTAGTAATTATATTAACAGGAAAAGATAAAGGTAAAAAAGGAAAAATAAAATCTTTTATAAAAAAAAAATTAGTAATAGTAGAAGGTATTAATATCATTAAAAAACATAGTAAACCTAATCCAACAAGATCACATACAGGAGGAATTATCGAAAAAGAAGCAGCTATTCATATTTCTAATATTGCTATTTTTAATAAAGAAACAGAAAAAGCTGATCGAATTGGTATTCGATATACTCAAGGAGTAAAAAAAAGAATTTTTAAATCAAATAATAAATATATTGAATAA
- the rplN gene encoding 50S ribosomal protein L14: MIQEHTILNVADNSGARSVMCIKVLGGTRRRYANIGDIIKITIKDAIPRGKVKKGDVLKAVIVRTKKGIRRIDGSLIRFDNNSCVLLNDSNEQLIGTRIFGPITRELRNEKFMKIISLAPEVI; this comes from the coding sequence ATGATACAAGAACATACAATATTAAATGTTGCAGATAATTCCGGAGCTCGTAGTGTAATGTGTATTAAAGTATTAGGAGGAACTCGTCGTCGTTATGCAAATATTGGTGATATAATTAAAATTACTATAAAAGATGCTATTCCTAGAGGAAAAGTAAAAAAAGGAGATGTATTAAAAGCAGTAATAGTAAGAACTAAAAAAGGTATACGACGTATTGATGGTTCTTTAATTCGTTTTGATAATAATTCATGTGTTTTACTAAATGATAGTAATGAACAATTAATTGGAACAAGAATTTTTGGTCCTATTACTAGAGAGTTAAGAAATGAAAAATTTATGAAAATTATTTCATTAGCTCCCGAAGTAATTTAA
- the rpsQ gene encoding 30S ribosomal protein S17 yields the protein MKKKIKTLKGKVKSNKMQKSVVVNITRLIKHPIYGKFINRTTKLHVHDEKNICNIGDIVEIKECRPLSKTKSWILVNIIKKSII from the coding sequence ATGAAAAAAAAAATAAAAACTTTAAAAGGAAAGGTCAAAAGTAATAAAATGCAAAAATCAGTTGTAGTAAATATTACAAGATTAATAAAACATCCAATTTATGGTAAATTTATTAATCGTACTACAAAATTACATGTACATGATGAAAAAAATATATGTAATATTGGAGATATTGTTGAAATTAAAGAATGTCGTCCATTATCAAAAACTAAATCTTGGATTTTAGTTAACATCATAAAAAAATCAATAATTTAA
- the rpmC gene encoding 50S ribosomal protein L29, which yields MKMNEILKKNNKELKNELLSLAREQFNLKIQLNSGNLKQNHLLKKSRKNIARIKTVLLQRKMKRL from the coding sequence ATGAAAATGAATGAAATTTTAAAAAAAAATAATAAAGAATTAAAAAATGAATTATTAAGTTTAGCAAGAGAACAATTTAATTTAAAAATACAATTAAATTCAGGAAATTTAAAACAAAATCATTTATTAAAAAAATCAAGAAAAAATATCGCAAGAATAAAGACAGTTTTATTACAAAGAAAAATGAAAAGGTTATAA
- the rplP gene encoding 50S ribosomal protein L16, translating into MLQPKRTKYRKMQKGRNRGIIIGMNINFGTYGLKAINRGRITSKQIESARRAISHAIKRQGKIWIRIFPDKPITEKPLEVRMGKGKGNVEYWVALVQPGRMLYEIDGVSEIIARKAFKLGSAKLPVQTIFLKK; encoded by the coding sequence ATGTTACAACCAAAACGTACTAAATATAGAAAAATGCAAAAAGGAAGAAATAGAGGTATTATTATAGGAATGAATATTAATTTTGGAACTTATGGATTAAAAGCAATAAATAGAGGAAGAATTACTTCAAAACAAATTGAATCAGCAAGAAGAGCTATAAGTCATGCAATTAAAAGACAAGGTAAAATATGGATAAGAATTTTCCCAGATAAACCTATAACAGAAAAACCTCTAGAAGTTAGAATGGGTAAAGGAAAGGGAAACGTAGAATATTGGGTAGCTTTAGTTCAACCTGGTAGAATGTTATATGAAATTGATGGAGTATCAGAAATTATAGCTCGTAAAGCATTTAAGTTAGGTTCTGCAAAATTACCTGTTCAAACAATTTTTTTAAAGAAATAA
- the rpsC gene encoding 30S ribosomal protein S3 produces MGQKTHPNGLRLGIVKIWNSIWFANTKDYANYLYSDFKVRQFLNKKLIKASVSKIIIERPSKSIRINIYTARPGIVIGKKGEDVEKLRKIVSKITGVPAQINITEIRKPELEAKLIANIISSQLEKRVMFRRAMKRAVQNAMRLGAKGVKVEVSGRLGGTEIARTEWYREGRVPLHTLRADIDFSISEANTTYGIIGVKVWIFRGEILKNSLKETSIFTKPIINSYRMQHKKRRK; encoded by the coding sequence ATGGGTCAAAAAACACATCCGAATGGATTAAGATTAGGTATTGTAAAAATATGGAATTCTATTTGGTTTGCGAATACAAAAGATTATGCTAATTATTTATATAGTGATTTTAAAGTTAGACAATTTTTAAATAAAAAATTAATAAAAGCTTCTGTATCAAAAATTATAATAGAAAGACCATCTAAAAGTATTAGAATTAATATTTATACAGCACGTCCTGGTATAGTTATTGGTAAAAAAGGAGAAGATGTTGAAAAACTTAGAAAAATTGTATCTAAAATTACAGGAGTACCAGCACAAATTAATATAACAGAAATAAGAAAACCTGAATTAGAAGCTAAATTAATTGCTAATATTATATCTTCACAATTAGAAAAAAGAGTAATGTTTAGAAGAGCAATGAAAAGAGCAGTACAAAATGCAATGAGATTAGGAGCTAAAGGAGTTAAAGTAGAAGTTAGTGGCCGTTTAGGAGGTACTGAAATTGCAAGAACAGAATGGTATAGAGAAGGAAGAGTTCCTTTACATACTTTAAGAGCAGATATAGATTTTAGTATATCAGAAGCAAATACTACTTATGGAATAATAGGTGTTAAAGTTTGGATTTTTAGAGGAGAAATATTAAAAAATTCTTTAAAAGAAACATCAATTTTTACAAAACCTATTATAAATTCTTATAGGATGCAACATAAAAAAAGACGTAAGTAA
- the rplV gene encoding 50S ribosomal protein L22 — protein sequence MEILAKHKYAHSSAQKLRLIANLIRGEKISKALDILNFSNKKSAFLIKKVLDSAIANAEHNYGLDIDNLIVLKIFIDLGTNMKRIMPRAKGRSDRILKYTSHITIILSDNI from the coding sequence ATGGAAATTTTAGCAAAACATAAATATGCACATTCTTCTGCACAAAAATTAAGATTAATAGCTAATTTAATTAGAGGAGAAAAAATATCTAAAGCTTTAGATATTTTAAATTTTTCTAATAAAAAATCTGCTTTTTTAATTAAAAAAGTATTAGATTCAGCTATAGCCAATGCTGAACATAATTATGGTTTAGATATTGATAATTTAATTGTGTTAAAAATATTTATAGATTTAGGAACTAATATGAAACGTATTATGCCACGTGCAAAAGGACGTTCAGATCGAATTTTAAAATACACAAGTCATATTACTATTATATTATCTGATAATATATAA
- the rpsS gene encoding 30S ribosomal protein S19: MPRSLKKGPFIDQHLLKKVEKAIKNKDKKPLRTWSRRSTIFPNMIGLIIAVHNGRQHIPVYISDEMVGHKLGEFSPTRTYRGHTADKKIKKNLKK; the protein is encoded by the coding sequence ATGCCTCGTTCTTTAAAAAAAGGTCCTTTTATTGATCAACATTTATTAAAAAAAGTTGAAAAAGCAATAAAAAATAAAGATAAAAAACCATTACGTACTTGGTCTAGACGTTCTACTATATTTCCAAATATGATAGGACTAATTATTGCTGTACATAACGGTAGACAACATATTCCAGTATATATTTCTGACGAAATGGTTGGTCATAAATTAGGTGAATTTTCACCAACACGTACATACAGAGGGCATACTGCTGATAAAAAAATAAAAAAAAATTTAAAAAAGTAA
- the rplB gene encoding 50S ribosomal protein L2, with product MIIKKYKPTSPGRRHMIKIVNKYLYKGKPLSSQIEKKNRSGGRNNYGRITTRHIGGGHKKLYRIIDFKRNKDNISAIVERIEYDPNRSANIALIKYKDGVRNYILSPKNLKIGDIIKSGKNVSIKIGNTLPMCNIPIGSILHNVEMKPGKGGQIARSAGTYVQLIAKEKLYITLRLKSGEIRKIKSDCRATLGEIGNNEHMLKSFGKAGAKRWKGIRPTVRGTAMNPIDHPHGGGEGKNFGKHPVTPWGVQTKGKKTRKNKRTDKYIIKHRNK from the coding sequence ATGATAATTAAAAAATATAAACCTACTTCTCCTGGAAGACGTCATATGATTAAAATTGTTAATAAATATTTATATAAAGGAAAACCTTTATCTTCTCAAATAGAAAAAAAAAACCGATCAGGAGGTAGAAATAATTATGGTCGTATAACAACTCGTCATATTGGAGGAGGACATAAAAAATTATATCGTATTATAGATTTTAAAAGAAATAAAGATAATATTTCTGCTATAGTTGAACGTATTGAATATGATCCTAATCGTTCAGCTAATATTGCATTAATTAAATATAAAGATGGAGTAAGAAATTATATTTTATCTCCAAAAAATTTAAAAATTGGAGATATTATTAAATCAGGTAAAAATGTTAGTATAAAAATTGGTAATACATTACCTATGTGTAATATTCCAATAGGTTCTATTTTACATAATGTTGAAATGAAACCAGGAAAAGGTGGTCAAATAGCTAGATCAGCTGGAACATATGTACAATTAATAGCTAAAGAAAAATTATATATAACTTTAAGATTAAAATCAGGAGAAATTCGTAAGATAAAATCTGATTGTCGTGCTACATTAGGTGAAATTGGGAATAATGAACATATGTTAAAATCTTTTGGTAAAGCAGGGGCAAAACGTTGGAAAGGAATTAGACCTACTGTTAGAGGAACAGCAATGAATCCAATAGACCATCCACATGGTGGGGGAGAAGGTAAAAATTTTGGAAAACATCCTGTAACTCCATGGGGAGTACAAACTAAAGGTAAAAAAACAAGAAAAAATAAAAGAACAGATAAATATATTATTAAACATCGTAATAAATAA
- the rplW gene encoding 50S ribosomal protein L23 yields MILKEHDFKIIKGPHFSEKSSFISEKNNVLTIKVSKKATKIDIKRAIKKIFNINIKNVNTLLVKGKFKKNKKYTYQRNSWKKAYIFLEKNQNIDFNINQNL; encoded by the coding sequence ATGATTTTAAAAGAACATGATTTCAAAATTATAAAAGGTCCACATTTTTCCGAAAAATCTTCTTTTATTTCCGAAAAAAATAATGTTTTAACTATAAAAGTTTCTAAAAAAGCAACAAAAATAGATATCAAAAGAGCAATAAAAAAAATTTTTAATATTAATATTAAAAATGTTAATACTTTACTTGTAAAAGGTAAATTTAAAAAAAACAAAAAATATACTTATCAACGTAATAGTTGGAAAAAAGCATATATTTTTTTAGAAAAAAATCAAAATATTGATTTTAATATAAATCAAAATTTATAA
- the rplD gene encoding 50S ribosomal protein L4: MEIITKDTKDIVIVSDKIFNRNYNKSLIHQVIESYRTIGRQGTKAQKTRGEVIGSGKKPWKQKGTGKARAGSIKSPIWRSGGVTFASKNKIYNKKINKKMFRGALKSIFSELIRKKRLILIKELIIKKPKTKILIQKLKKYLSNKIMIITTFIDKNLFLASRNLYNVKIKNSININPLYLINANKIIITINAIKHIEEILS; this comes from the coding sequence ATGGAAATTATAACAAAAGATACAAAAGATATAGTTATAGTTTCAGATAAAATTTTTAATAGAAATTATAACAAGTCATTAATACATCAAGTAATAGAATCTTATAGAACAATAGGGAGACAAGGAACAAAAGCTCAAAAAACAAGAGGAGAAGTAATAGGATCTGGTAAAAAACCATGGAAACAAAAAGGAACAGGAAAAGCTAGAGCAGGTTCTATAAAAAGTCCAATTTGGCGTTCAGGTGGAGTAACTTTTGCGTCAAAAAATAAAATATACAATAAAAAAATTAATAAAAAAATGTTTCGTGGTGCATTAAAAAGTATTTTTTCAGAATTAATTAGAAAAAAAAGATTAATTTTAATAAAAGAACTTATAATAAAAAAACCTAAAACTAAAATATTAATTCAAAAATTAAAAAAATATTTATCAAATAAAATAATGATTATTACAACGTTTATTGATAAAAATTTATTTTTAGCATCTCGTAATTTATATAATGTAAAAATAAAAAATTCTATTAATATAAATCCTCTTTATTTAATAAATGCAAATAAAATAATAATAACTATTAATGCTATTAAACATATAGAAGAGATATTATCATGA